From one Gracilimonas sp. genomic stretch:
- the surE gene encoding 5'/3'-nucleotidase SurE gives MSDSKERPFILVSNDDGIFSPGIKALAEVAAEFGDVYIVAPDKEQSAVGHSITIQVPLRSSKFTVADKYEGEAVNGTPADCVKLAHGQLLDRKPDLVVSGINHGSNAGINIMYSGTVSAATEGTILGYPSIAVSCTDFNEDANLRGCQEAARRVIKHVLKNGLPRGVTLNVNAPAGEFTGIKWTRQADSRYVEEYESRKDPFNRAYYWLTGKFELLDEGKDSDIHVLNEGLASVTPIQYDLTAYDLLDETSDEDLNED, from the coding sequence ATGAGCGATTCAAAAGAGCGACCTTTTATATTAGTAAGTAATGACGACGGAATTTTCTCACCCGGTATAAAAGCACTCGCAGAGGTAGCTGCCGAGTTTGGGGATGTGTATATCGTTGCTCCCGATAAAGAACAAAGCGCGGTTGGTCACTCCATTACCATCCAGGTTCCGCTGCGTTCCAGTAAATTCACCGTTGCGGATAAGTATGAAGGAGAAGCGGTTAACGGAACTCCGGCTGATTGTGTAAAATTAGCTCATGGTCAGCTTTTGGACCGAAAACCAGATTTAGTGGTTAGCGGGATTAATCATGGGAGTAATGCCGGAATTAATATCATGTATTCCGGAACCGTGAGTGCCGCAACCGAAGGAACCATTCTGGGTTACCCATCTATTGCAGTTAGTTGTACAGATTTCAATGAGGATGCCAATCTCAGGGGATGTCAGGAAGCAGCACGTCGTGTTATAAAGCATGTATTGAAGAATGGCTTGCCAAGAGGTGTAACCCTGAATGTAAACGCCCCAGCCGGAGAATTTACCGGCATCAAATGGACCCGGCAGGCCGATAGCCGGTATGTTGAAGAGTACGAGAGTCGAAAAGACCCTTTTAACCGTGCTTATTACTGGCTTACCGGTAAGTTCGAGTTATTGGATGAGGGTAAAGACTCTGACATTCATGTACTGAATGAAGGTTTGGCTTCCGTAACACCTATTCAATATGATCTCACTGCTTATGATTTGCTGGATGAGACCAGCGATGAAGATTTGAATGAGGATTAG